One genomic region from Halococcus qingdaonensis encodes:
- a CDS encoding amino acid ABC transporter permease produces MSKTGATRTTADTGRVVSGSLGRWLTIAGGVLFWGWLLARWLNNWFLPAGVGVPPGESFLDPAAVAPISDSLAFAVEYLPQLADAAWLTVVLTVVSIALGFVLAVPVSVARVYGTYSSTLSLAFTELIRGTPLLAQLFVLYYALNLSTLFRGLPDGGVLPSPVVYVAIIGFTINSVAYQAEYIRSALLSVDREQLTAARAIGLSERQGIRHVVLPQALRFAIPGWSNELVYLIKYSSLAAFITVPELFNVARSIAADNFAYTGIFALVAVLYLGLVISASKLMAGVERRVAIPGLGSTSR; encoded by the coding sequence ATGAGCAAGACCGGGGCCACGCGGACGACCGCCGACACCGGCAGAGTCGTCTCGGGCTCGCTCGGCCGCTGGCTCACGATCGCCGGCGGTGTACTGTTCTGGGGCTGGCTTCTCGCCCGCTGGCTGAACAACTGGTTCCTCCCGGCCGGCGTCGGCGTCCCACCGGGTGAGTCGTTTCTCGATCCCGCAGCGGTCGCCCCGATCTCCGATTCGCTCGCGTTTGCGGTGGAGTACCTCCCACAGCTCGCCGACGCCGCGTGGCTGACCGTGGTGTTGACCGTCGTGAGCATCGCGCTCGGGTTCGTGCTCGCGGTGCCGGTCAGCGTCGCGCGCGTCTACGGCACCTATTCGAGCACCCTCTCGCTCGCGTTCACCGAGCTCATTCGGGGGACGCCGCTGCTCGCCCAGCTGTTCGTGCTCTACTACGCGCTGAATCTCTCGACGCTGTTCCGTGGGCTCCCCGACGGTGGCGTACTCCCTTCGCCGGTGGTGTACGTCGCGATCATCGGTTTCACGATCAACAGCGTCGCCTATCAGGCCGAATACATCCGATCGGCACTGCTGTCGGTCGATCGCGAGCAGCTGACTGCGGCCCGTGCGATCGGGCTCTCGGAGCGCCAGGGCATTCGCCACGTCGTCTTGCCACAGGCGCTGCGATTCGCCATCCCCGGCTGGTCGAACGAGCTGGTCTATCTCATCAAATACTCCTCGCTGGCGGCGTTCATCACCGTCCCCGAACTGTTCAACGTCGCCCGCTCGATCGCCGCCGACAACTTCGCGTACACCGGGATCTTCGCGCTGGTCGCCGTGCTGTATCTCGGGCTCGTGATCTCGGCGTCGAAGCTGATGGCCGGCGTCGAGCGGCGGGTCGCGATCCCTGGCCTCGGCAGCACGAGCCGGTAG
- a CDS encoding CNNM domain-containing protein, with protein MNTPEITIRLLAGLALILANGFFVTIEFALTRAQQYTEAEFAGPGLERAWEMTQNLEIYLTGCQIGITASSIAVGIVAEPALAALFEPLFGGTVLASVGAGAILGFLIINLLHLTHGEQAPTYLGVERSRQVCRYGATPLYWFTWLIWPLLRLGDLFAKGTLGLVGVEMTGAWLESGDEDVDSRADLHKRLETVLDGSDIDTEQRSEVLNALVAGDVPVQGIMVPREEIAALSTTNTPAENRAIIEKSAYSRYPLVGDSLQDFRGVVYLPAITTRFTELMDGDLAIEELATPPMTLPADEEVSDAIDRFQEENQELALIEDDGEIVGLLTATDAFEEVMGELEDPTDVARAQAAGSG; from the coding sequence ATGAACACTCCTGAGATCACCATCCGGCTGCTCGCGGGACTCGCGTTGATCCTCGCGAACGGCTTTTTCGTCACCATCGAGTTCGCACTGACCCGTGCCCAACAGTACACCGAAGCCGAGTTCGCCGGGCCGGGACTCGAACGCGCCTGGGAGATGACCCAAAACCTCGAGATCTATCTCACGGGCTGTCAGATCGGGATCACCGCCTCCTCGATCGCGGTGGGGATCGTCGCCGAGCCGGCCCTCGCCGCGCTCTTCGAGCCACTGTTCGGGGGGACCGTGCTCGCATCGGTCGGGGCGGGAGCGATCCTCGGCTTTCTCATCATCAACCTCCTGCATCTCACCCACGGCGAACAGGCCCCGACCTATCTCGGCGTCGAACGCTCTAGGCAGGTCTGTCGGTACGGCGCGACGCCGCTGTACTGGTTTACGTGGCTCATCTGGCCGCTGCTTCGCCTCGGTGATCTGTTCGCCAAGGGGACGCTCGGGCTGGTCGGCGTCGAGATGACCGGCGCGTGGCTTGAGTCCGGCGACGAGGACGTCGACAGTCGGGCCGATCTACACAAACGGCTCGAAACGGTGCTTGACGGCAGCGATATCGACACCGAGCAACGCAGCGAGGTGCTGAACGCACTCGTCGCCGGTGACGTGCCGGTCCAAGGGATCATGGTCCCTCGCGAGGAGATCGCGGCCCTCTCGACGACGAACACGCCCGCCGAGAACCGTGCCATTATCGAGAAATCCGCATACTCGCGCTATCCGCTCGTCGGCGACAGTCTCCAGGACTTCCGTGGCGTCGTCTATCTGCCGGCCATCACGACACGGTTCACCGAGCTGATGGATGGCGATCTCGCCATCGAAGAGCTCGCCACACCGCCGATGACGCTGCCGGCCGACGAGGAAGTCAGCGACGCGATCGATCGGTTTCAGGAGGAAAACCAAGAGCTCGCACTCATCGAAGACGACGGGGAGATCGTCGGCCTACTCACCGCGACCGATGCCTTCGAGGAAGTGATGGGCGAACTCGAAGATCCCACCGACGTGGCACGTGCGCAAGCGGCCGGGAGCGGGTGA
- a CDS encoding CNNM domain-containing protein, protein MDPPEILLRLAAGAVLILANGFFVAIEFALTRARQYPESEFVEPGVTGLERAWAMTEELEIYLTGCQVGITAASISLGIVAEPALAAIFEPLFGGTVLATIGAGTLLAFVIVNLVHVVYGEQTPTYLGVERSRQVCRYGATPLYWFTRVIRPILDLGDTVAKWTLRLFGVEMTGAWLDSEADVIEGRADLHRHLGSVLDAGDLPSERSAEVMNALAVTELPVRNIMVPREEIAALSTENTPAENLAIIEEHPHLRFPLVGESEEDVRGIVYLAELTAEFEAFESGSRSIEELAAPPMTLPADEEVSDAIDRFQDEAQELALVEDDGEIVGLLTATDAFEEVMGELEDPIDIDERSRDRGNATTTDTRGESI, encoded by the coding sequence ATGGATCCACCAGAAATACTCCTGCGACTAGCCGCCGGTGCAGTACTTATTCTGGCCAATGGCTTTTTCGTCGCCATCGAGTTCGCGCTGACGCGCGCCCGTCAGTACCCCGAGTCGGAGTTCGTGGAACCCGGGGTCACCGGCCTCGAACGCGCGTGGGCGATGACCGAAGAGCTCGAAATCTATCTCACGGGCTGTCAGGTCGGGATCACCGCCGCCAGCATCTCGCTTGGGATCGTCGCCGAGCCGGCCCTCGCCGCGATCTTCGAGCCTCTGTTTGGCGGCACCGTTCTCGCCACGATCGGGGCCGGCACACTGCTTGCGTTCGTCATCGTCAACCTCGTTCACGTCGTCTACGGCGAGCAGACCCCGACCTATCTCGGGGTCGAGCGCTCGCGGCAGGTCTGTCGGTACGGGGCCACACCGTTGTACTGGTTCACCCGCGTGATCCGACCGATCCTCGATCTCGGTGATACGGTGGCAAAGTGGACGCTGCGGCTGTTCGGCGTCGAGATGACCGGCGCATGGCTCGACTCCGAAGCCGACGTGATCGAGGGCCGTGCGGATCTGCACCGCCATCTCGGATCGGTGCTCGATGCGGGCGATCTGCCGTCCGAACGCTCCGCCGAAGTGATGAACGCACTCGCCGTCACCGAACTGCCGGTTCGCAACATCATGGTCCCCCGCGAGGAGATCGCAGCCCTCTCGACTGAGAACACGCCCGCCGAGAACCTCGCCATCATCGAGGAGCACCCACACCTCCGCTTCCCACTCGTTGGCGAAAGCGAGGAGGACGTTCGTGGCATCGTCTATCTCGCCGAACTCACGGCCGAGTTCGAGGCCTTCGAAAGCGGGAGCCGCTCGATCGAGGAGCTCGCCGCCCCACCGATGACGCTGCCGGCCGACGAGGAAGTCAGCGACGCGATCGATCGCTTCCAGGACGAGGCCCAGGAGCTCGCACTCGTCGAAGACGACGGGGAGATCGTCGGGTTGCTCACCGCGACCGACGCCTTCGAGGAGGTGATGGGCGAACTCGAAGATCCCATCGATATCGACGAACGCTCGCGGGACCGTGGCAACGCGACCACCACCGACACGAGAGGTGAGTCGATATGA
- a CDS encoding IclR family transcriptional regulator yields the protein MHNDNARPVETTLTSIRIVREIERQNGASMTEIAEALDLGKSTVHNHLATLTKEGFLVRQDQCYSVGLGFLQLGEYARNRREVYRPAKMEVYRLAESTNEEVNFAVAENGFMYSIEYMMGDPSPANPEAGSQFLEVGSRFHMHNSAPGKAVLAELPSERIERILQLRGLPATTDETITERDTLLSELEAVQEQGYATNNEELERGYRSVGAPVHQSDGSVFGALSIGGPAYRFHVDSSSESGSIDALLAAVERVEDEIAQTATTEPRS from the coding sequence ATGCACAACGACAACGCGCGTCCGGTCGAGACGACCCTCACGTCGATTCGAATCGTTCGGGAGATCGAACGACAAAACGGCGCGTCCATGACCGAGATCGCTGAAGCGTTGGATTTGGGAAAAAGTACAGTTCACAACCATCTTGCCACACTCACCAAGGAGGGCTTTCTGGTTCGGCAGGATCAGTGCTATTCCGTCGGTCTTGGATTTTTGCAGCTCGGAGAATACGCACGGAATCGGCGAGAAGTGTACAGACCGGCGAAAATGGAGGTGTATCGGCTCGCTGAATCCACCAACGAAGAGGTCAACTTCGCGGTGGCAGAAAACGGATTCATGTACTCCATCGAATACATGATGGGTGATCCTAGCCCAGCGAACCCCGAAGCGGGAAGTCAGTTTCTCGAGGTTGGAAGCCGGTTCCACATGCACAACTCTGCCCCTGGAAAGGCAGTCCTTGCCGAACTGCCCTCGGAGAGGATCGAACGAATCCTACAGCTGCGTGGGCTTCCGGCCACGACAGACGAGACGATAACCGAGAGAGACACACTTTTGAGCGAACTCGAAGCTGTCCAAGAACAGGGATATGCGACCAACAACGAGGAACTCGAACGGGGATACCGATCGGTCGGTGCGCCCGTTCACCAGTCCGATGGAAGCGTCTTCGGTGCACTCTCGATCGGTGGACCAGCGTATCGTTTCCATGTCGACTCGTCTTCGGAGTCCGGAAGCATTGACGCTCTCTTAGCCGCCGTGGAGCGTGTCGAAGACGAAATCGCTCAAACGGCCACGACAGAGCCCCGCTCGTAG
- a CDS encoding cytosine permease, giving the protein MKLFQYIPLWWAAVIVVQSMAVAFFAIYPQGELNLLQVIVASLIGTLILGLLFFLNGFPGFEEGIPFAVQTRSAFGIRGAAIPNYLRAIPGIMFLGIGNWIGALAINTITTTLWGFGNLRVYFVLFALLNIVLAWSGVESIAWFDSLSAIVIVVLLSYTAYVILTTRSIPTAPITYGGSWGLPFVGFIAAVGGQLITAALNISDIARHLDTERGSVNLAVGNMLGLVPAYLFMLLVGLLFSVTTGITNPVRAIMAVAPSPLLGAAMLLFAILAQISTNLVNNLLPPTHVFQDSLGVSWKQGLILTSVLSFLTFPWMLFSSALFSTFIQFYSAFLGPIVGILLADYWVARERDTDIESLYNRSDGSKFWFVRGFSVSGIASMLIGVAVSLPILDLSWVIGLPAAFVAYTVLTKVEINEYAANSLSEDRTQAPGGD; this is encoded by the coding sequence ATGAAGCTGTTTCAGTACATCCCGCTTTGGTGGGCCGCAGTCATCGTTGTCCAATCGATGGCTGTGGCGTTCTTCGCGATCTATCCACAGGGCGAGCTCAACCTGCTCCAAGTCATCGTTGCATCACTGATCGGGACCCTCATCCTGGGACTACTGTTCTTCCTCAACGGGTTCCCCGGATTCGAGGAGGGGATCCCGTTCGCCGTCCAGACACGTTCGGCATTCGGAATCCGTGGTGCGGCGATCCCCAACTACCTCCGGGCGATCCCGGGGATCATGTTCCTGGGCATCGGGAACTGGATCGGCGCATTGGCGATCAATACGATCACGACGACGCTGTGGGGCTTCGGAAATCTTCGGGTGTATTTCGTGCTGTTTGCGCTCCTGAACATCGTCCTCGCGTGGTCCGGCGTTGAATCCATTGCGTGGTTCGACTCGCTTTCGGCGATCGTGATCGTGGTGCTACTGTCGTACACCGCATACGTGATCCTCACGACACGATCGATCCCGACGGCACCGATCACGTACGGTGGGTCATGGGGACTACCGTTCGTCGGGTTTATCGCAGCAGTCGGTGGCCAGCTCATCACCGCCGCGCTGAACATATCGGATATTGCCAGACATTTGGACACGGAGCGCGGGTCGGTGAATCTGGCCGTGGGCAACATGCTGGGTCTCGTTCCAGCGTACCTGTTCATGTTGCTTGTCGGGCTCCTATTTAGTGTGACCACCGGGATCACGAACCCTGTTCGTGCGATAATGGCCGTCGCCCCGAGCCCGCTACTCGGGGCAGCCATGTTGCTGTTCGCGATTCTGGCTCAGATATCCACCAACCTCGTGAACAACCTCCTCCCCCCGACTCACGTCTTTCAGGATTCGCTGGGTGTCTCCTGGAAGCAGGGGCTGATCCTCACGTCCGTGCTCTCGTTCCTGACGTTCCCCTGGATGTTGTTCAGTAGTGCTCTGTTCTCCACGTTCATCCAGTTCTACTCCGCTTTCCTTGGCCCGATCGTCGGCATTCTGCTGGCGGACTACTGGGTCGCGAGAGAGCGCGACACGGACATCGAGTCGTTGTACAACCGATCCGATGGGTCGAAATTCTGGTTTGTCAGAGGATTCTCCGTGAGTGGTATTGCAAGCATGCTCATCGGAGTGGCCGTGAGCCTTCCCATTCTGGATCTGTCCTGGGTGATCGGCCTCCCGGCGGCTTTCGTCGCATACACTGTCCTCACGAAAGTCGAGATCAACGAGTACGCAGCCAACTCCCTGTCGGAAGACCGGACGCAAGCGCCGGGCGGTGACTAA
- a CDS encoding dihydroorotase gives MTVDLVIANGTLVTPDRLLDSAIAVDDGEIAAVGDERTLPDADERVDASDMLVLPGVVDPHVHIDGYLSRDTYEAGTSAAALGGITSCINFAWEAWTGDLSVWDEEGTLLEAVHRQKEKGQQSLIDFSLHGAITREDPAVFDELEEVIDEGVTSVKMFTAYEIGLSNGFMDHVFEHVADQDIVAVLHTEDASVCNRLEARLKAEGKSHPRYYPQSRPDYAEAMAAESAVRMAQEQGAKYYGIHTTSEKAADVLGRYQDDGSKVRGETCTQYTTLDESIYEEQDSLPIMAPPLRTPADQDALFEHLHNGALSVVSTDHNAFKRADKTVENWWDSSFGANGLQTSLPVFYDEAVNRRGYSPSFVVRMMCANPAQTFGFTEKGTLDPGTDADIVLFDPNESYTITAEDNASISDYSIFEGREVTGRVERTYLRGEPIADDGEIVAEPGYGEFVARERPDWQTDR, from the coding sequence GTGACGGTAGACCTAGTCATCGCGAACGGGACACTGGTAACACCCGATCGATTGCTCGACAGCGCCATCGCCGTCGACGACGGCGAGATTGCCGCGGTCGGCGACGAGCGAACGTTACCCGATGCCGACGAACGGGTCGATGCCTCGGACATGCTGGTGTTACCGGGCGTCGTCGATCCGCACGTCCACATCGACGGCTATCTCTCAAGGGACACCTACGAGGCGGGCACGAGCGCGGCCGCACTGGGTGGGATCACCAGCTGCATCAACTTCGCCTGGGAGGCCTGGACCGGCGATCTGAGCGTCTGGGACGAAGAGGGAACGCTGCTCGAAGCCGTCCACCGCCAGAAGGAGAAAGGTCAGCAGTCGCTGATCGACTTCAGCCTGCACGGGGCGATCACGCGCGAGGACCCCGCAGTGTTCGACGAGCTCGAAGAGGTGATCGACGAGGGCGTGACGTCGGTGAAGATGTTCACCGCCTACGAGATCGGGCTCTCGAACGGGTTCATGGATCACGTCTTCGAGCACGTTGCCGATCAGGACATCGTCGCCGTGCTCCACACCGAGGACGCCTCGGTTTGCAACCGTCTCGAAGCCCGACTGAAAGCCGAGGGCAAGAGCCATCCGCGCTACTACCCGCAGTCACGCCCGGATTACGCCGAAGCCATGGCCGCCGAGAGCGCCGTCCGCATGGCCCAGGAACAGGGCGCGAAATACTACGGCATTCACACGACCAGCGAGAAGGCCGCCGACGTGCTCGGGCGCTATCAGGACGACGGGAGCAAGGTTCGCGGGGAGACCTGTACCCAGTACACGACGCTCGACGAATCGATCTACGAGGAACAGGACAGCCTCCCGATCATGGCACCGCCGCTGCGGACGCCCGCCGATCAGGACGCTCTGTTCGAGCACCTGCACAACGGCGCGTTGAGCGTCGTCTCGACCGACCACAACGCGTTCAAGCGCGCGGACAAGACCGTCGAGAACTGGTGGGACAGTTCGTTCGGCGCGAACGGCCTCCAGACGAGCCTCCCCGTGTTCTACGACGAGGCCGTGAACCGGCGTGGCTACTCCCCGTCGTTCGTCGTCCGGATGATGTGCGCGAACCCCGCGCAAACCTTTGGATTCACGGAGAAGGGCACGCTCGATCCCGGCACCGACGCCGACATCGTCCTGTTCGACCCGAACGAGAGCTACACGATTACAGCGGAGGACAACGCCTCGATCTCCGATTACTCGATCTTCGAAGGCCGCGAGGTCACCGGGCGCGTCGAGCGGACCTACCTCCGTGGCGAGCCGATCGCCGACGACGGCGAGATCGTCGCCGAGCCCGGCTACGGGGAGTTCGTCGCCCGCGAGCGACCCGATTGGCAGACCGATCGATAA
- a CDS encoding cytosine permease, protein MNFNVIVPIVTKQKIYNGVSRRVLLYARKGYTMSESNSEGLSPISDDQRSMSLSHYIPVWWASFIIVQGFSTAFFGVYPQGPLNVLQAGVAMCIGAVTSAVFFVLNGKWGYEKGIPFVAQSRAAFGVRGSVIPNLVRLLPAIIWLGIGNWIGALAIQSITTSLWGFGNVQVYFALFLLLNIALAWNGMSSIKWFDSISAGIIILLLAYTVSVVVSKQGISTASINYEGTWGLPFFTIIAAHVGTAMAGALNAADLSRHLEKRRGSWNHVLGHLLGVAPAMLYMALVGVIFGTSITTDTQNPVFAIMQIAPNQTVGVAVMIFILAAQVSSNLTLNLIPTVHVLQDAIGTSWERGLIITSGLSVVTFPWVLFSAEGGIYFLMINAYSIPLGPVLGVLLADYWVFRAEDTSIPSLYDKSPDSKFWYVRGFSVTAITSVLIGSVASLAFLDLSWMIGLPIGFVSYVVLQKTRFEERSANYFSESTSPAAD, encoded by the coding sequence GTGAACTTTAATGTAATTGTACCAATAGTCACTAAACAAAAAATATATAACGGTGTTTCTCGACGTGTGTTGTTGTATGCCAGAAAAGGGTACACCATGAGCGAGTCGAATTCCGAAGGACTGAGTCCGATCTCCGACGACCAGCGGTCGATGAGTCTCTCTCATTATATCCCTGTTTGGTGGGCTTCGTTCATTATCGTGCAGGGGTTTTCGACGGCGTTTTTCGGCGTGTATCCACAGGGCCCGCTGAACGTGCTCCAGGCCGGGGTCGCGATGTGTATCGGCGCGGTGACGTCGGCGGTTTTCTTCGTCCTCAATGGCAAGTGGGGCTACGAGAAAGGGATCCCGTTCGTTGCCCAATCGCGTGCCGCGTTCGGCGTCCGGGGATCCGTGATCCCGAACCTCGTCCGATTGCTTCCCGCAATCATCTGGCTTGGTATCGGGAACTGGATCGGTGCCTTGGCGATCCAGAGCATCACCACGTCCCTCTGGGGGTTCGGCAACGTGCAAGTGTACTTCGCGCTGTTCTTGCTGTTGAACATCGCTCTCGCGTGGAACGGGATGTCCTCCATCAAGTGGTTCGACTCGATTTCGGCCGGAATCATCATTCTCCTGCTGGCGTACACCGTCTCCGTCGTCGTTTCGAAGCAAGGGATCTCGACGGCCTCGATCAACTACGAAGGGACCTGGGGACTGCCCTTCTTCACCATCATCGCAGCCCACGTCGGGACGGCAATGGCCGGTGCCCTCAACGCGGCTGATCTCAGTCGCCATCTCGAAAAACGCCGTGGATCCTGGAACCACGTTCTCGGTCATCTCCTCGGTGTCGCCCCGGCCATGCTCTACATGGCACTCGTCGGTGTCATCTTCGGGACGTCCATCACGACGGACACGCAAAATCCCGTCTTCGCGATCATGCAGATCGCACCGAACCAGACCGTGGGTGTTGCGGTTATGATATTCATCCTGGCCGCACAGGTGTCGTCGAATCTGACGCTGAACCTCATCCCGACCGTGCACGTGTTGCAGGACGCCATCGGGACCTCATGGGAGCGGGGCCTGATCATCACGAGCGGGCTCTCCGTTGTCACGTTCCCGTGGGTGCTGTTCTCCGCCGAAGGCGGCATTTACTTCCTCATGATCAACGCCTACTCCATCCCACTGGGTCCGGTTCTCGGTGTTTTGCTGGCGGACTACTGGGTGTTCAGAGCCGAAGACACCTCCATTCCGTCACTGTACGACAAGAGCCCGGACTCGAAGTTCTGGTACGTGCGTGGGTTCTCCGTCACGGCCATCACAAGCGTCCTGATCGGGTCCGTCGCGAGTCTCGCCTTTCTGGATCTGTCCTGGATGATCGGCCTGCCGATTGGCTTCGTCTCCTACGTCGTCTTGCAGAAAACGCGTTTCGAGGAACGTAGCGCCAACTACTTCTCCGAGTCGACGTCACCGGCAGCGGACTGA
- a CDS encoding universal stress protein, with amino-acid sequence MVIIAAVDRSDRASKAIKEAESLSTAFDDTIQAVHALTKAEMVKMDGVHATRPNIQISDGEVREAATEAAASAIADLDVSAEPVGLIGNPKSRIVEYAVEQNARYIVVAGRKRSPAGKTAFGSVTQSVILNSECPTVVSIDQ; translated from the coding sequence ATGGTGATCATCGCTGCAGTAGATCGCTCGGATCGAGCATCGAAAGCCATCAAGGAAGCGGAGAGCCTGTCGACAGCCTTCGATGACACGATACAGGCAGTACACGCGTTGACCAAAGCCGAAATGGTCAAAATGGACGGTGTACACGCTACCAGGCCGAACATTCAGATCAGCGACGGTGAAGTGCGGGAAGCGGCAACGGAAGCAGCAGCAAGCGCGATTGCAGATCTCGATGTGTCTGCTGAACCCGTCGGGTTGATCGGGAATCCGAAGAGTCGGATCGTCGAGTACGCGGTGGAACAGAACGCCCGATATATCGTCGTCGCGGGTCGGAAGCGGTCACCGGCAGGGAAAACGGCGTTTGGAAGCGTTACGCAGTCGGTGATACTGAACTCCGAGTGTCCCACTGTGGTGTCCATCGACCAATGA
- a CDS encoding Cdc6/Cdc18 family protein has product MTDYDDLFDDTAPDDSVFTDKGALDPLGDPEEIVAREDQQRELATLLNGVHEGYLPTTVSIYGPPGTGKTLVTRRLCEAFAARTDVMAVEYVNLKECRSLFSAANEIHFELTGEKKGAYEGLDGVFEGIWAALADYPEWTVLLLDEIDQLRHDTNYDPSEFFYRLLRGEGKRTHDVQLSAWLLSNELLEVDLRLDSRVESAMGGEEVFFPPYGRTELEALLEPRVERAFREGALPESVFSEGVRVAANRWGDARKALRLFRQTGETATERGLEQVSMACLEANYETTERDAVLERLSTLPRNHFLVLVAITGYRQGGTIVQPVTTDQIESYFATEQVPEALQLGTRAIREVVTDLETMGLVETWIESRGQGGRVKQLATSFEPEWVRAAYHEQRAGTPTAVTTASSDGTES; this is encoded by the coding sequence ATGACCGACTACGACGACCTCTTCGACGACACCGCGCCCGACGACAGCGTGTTCACCGACAAAGGCGCACTCGATCCGTTGGGCGACCCCGAGGAGATTGTGGCTCGCGAGGACCAACAACGTGAACTGGCGACCCTGCTCAACGGGGTCCACGAGGGCTATCTCCCGACGACGGTGTCGATCTACGGACCGCCCGGCACCGGCAAGACGCTCGTCACTCGGCGTCTCTGTGAGGCGTTCGCCGCCCGCACCGACGTGATGGCCGTCGAGTACGTCAACCTCAAGGAGTGTCGCTCGCTGTTCAGCGCCGCCAACGAGATCCACTTCGAGCTCACCGGCGAGAAAAAGGGTGCCTACGAGGGTCTCGACGGCGTCTTCGAGGGGATCTGGGCGGCGCTTGCGGACTATCCCGAGTGGACGGTCCTGCTCCTCGACGAGATCGATCAGCTGCGCCACGATACGAACTACGACCCAAGCGAGTTCTTCTATCGGCTGTTGCGCGGCGAGGGCAAGCGCACACACGACGTCCAGCTGTCGGCGTGGCTCCTCAGCAACGAACTGCTGGAAGTCGATCTCCGACTCGATTCGCGCGTCGAGAGCGCGATGGGTGGCGAGGAGGTGTTCTTTCCGCCGTACGGGAGAACGGAGCTCGAAGCCCTACTGGAGCCACGCGTCGAGCGGGCGTTTCGTGAGGGGGCCTTACCCGAATCAGTGTTCTCGGAGGGTGTTCGGGTGGCCGCAAACCGATGGGGCGACGCCCGGAAGGCGCTGCGCCTGTTCCGCCAGACCGGCGAGACTGCGACCGAACGCGGGCTCGAGCAGGTGAGCATGGCCTGTCTCGAGGCCAACTACGAGACGACCGAACGCGACGCGGTGCTCGAGAGACTCTCCACGCTGCCGCGGAATCACTTCCTGGTGTTGGTGGCGATCACGGGCTACCGACAGGGCGGGACGATCGTCCAACCCGTGACGACCGACCAGATCGAGTCGTATTTCGCAACCGAGCAGGTGCCCGAGGCGTTGCAACTCGGCACGCGGGCGATTCGGGAGGTCGTGACCGACCTCGAGACGATGGGGCTGGTCGAGACGTGGATCGAGTCCCGTGGGCAGGGTGGACGGGTCAAACAGCTCGCAACCAGCTTCGAGCCGGAGTGGGTGCGGGCGGCCTACCACGAACAGCGGGCCGGGACGCCGACGGCGGTCACCACCGCGTCGTCGGATGGCACCGAATCCTGA
- a CDS encoding helix-turn-helix domain-containing protein: MATRQLQMVNEDHQPSKSEERVLEFLLEGRDEGCPWGRANPKLIREHTGMSKSTVEYALRTLRTAGWVRNPAEGIYEYNEDPRENKDG, encoded by the coding sequence ATGGCGACGAGACAACTACAGATGGTAAATGAGGATCATCAACCGAGCAAGTCCGAAGAGCGAGTCTTGGAATTTCTGCTCGAAGGGCGTGACGAGGGCTGTCCGTGGGGGCGCGCGAATCCAAAACTCATTCGCGAACACACAGGGATGAGCAAAAGCACGGTCGAGTATGCGCTGCGGACGCTTCGGACGGCCGGGTGGGTTCGCAACCCTGCCGAGGGAATTTACGAATACAATGAAGACCCACGGGAGAACAAAGACGGCTGA
- a CDS encoding recombinase family protein: MTPKTALYCRVSTTDQNLARQRQRTSEYATDRLGVEPSVIEVYSDKQTGTDTDRDGYRELMEAIEDGDVERVIASEVSRLSRSVRDFAATVERIVDENEVALHILDMGIYLDPGDRDPDTRARS; the protein is encoded by the coding sequence ATGACCCCGAAAACCGCCCTCTACTGTCGCGTCAGCACCACCGACCAAAATCTTGCACGCCAACGTCAGCGCACCAGCGAGTACGCCACCGACCGTCTCGGTGTCGAACCCTCCGTTATCGAAGTGTATTCCGACAAGCAGACCGGCACCGACACCGACCGAGACGGGTACCGAGAGTTGATGGAAGCCATCGAAGACGGTGACGTCGAGCGCGTGATTGCCTCGGAGGTTTCACGTCTCTCGCGGTCAGTACGAGACTTCGCCGCGACCGTCGAACGAATCGTCGACGAAAACGAAGTCGCGCTCCACATCCTCGATATGGGCATCTACCTCGATCCCGGCGACCGCGACCCCGACACGCGCGCGCGTTCTTGA